The following proteins come from a genomic window of Geothrix edaphica:
- a CDS encoding DUF6600 domain-containing protein, whose product MNASFTHSRLAAALLLPAAFVSAAPQAPVDDETYQGESPERYAMVRALEGDVRIRKGDLDETLSRGTPIAEGDVVESRGRGVLQLGDGTRIAFGGATRFTVAALFTDRKGEKQVLLRLDYGRLRVLLGGQSDARFRVDTPSGSATCLDRGAFTVEAERDKVVRLKVHSGRVTFANERDENRIVAGERLTVYSPQDNLDRVRGFNTYEGDDFDRWSERALVIRRGESWDRVPAEIRYYADDLDGHGRWVESSEFGWVWQPNGVAEDWRPYYEGRWAPYSGGMTWVSDEPWAYVAYHHGRWHWSLGVGWFWIPGVYYSPAWVAWNYTPGYYGWAPLGYYNTPCHWGYGAWGGGYAWNVVSVNYINVVNVRGHIYSDVNVIRNFNGATGSTTWTGQGGRDLRAPWQRSPLVVSQAEFRSPGQMQTAFQRDVNRQRLANYERQAQAATGRTIIRREAPPAATVRPGTPAAAGRPGAPATGAGVTRVPFEDRGRAQGAERPVSPRERGFEDRQRDRGRELPAQDRPATQATPAPRDRGAEPRGRVEDRRPDPTPRERTVEPRPRGEERRPDPAPRERTYEPRPSQERRYEPAPRERAVEPRPRVEREERRPDPTPRPVERESRPAPRVDPPREERREERREAAPESRPAPAPTRPSGGEGRGESRGGGREIRR is encoded by the coding sequence CGAGTCCCCCGAGCGCTATGCCATGGTGCGGGCCCTGGAGGGGGATGTCCGCATCCGCAAGGGCGACCTGGATGAGACCCTGAGCCGCGGCACCCCCATCGCGGAAGGCGATGTCGTGGAAAGCCGCGGTCGTGGCGTTCTGCAACTGGGAGATGGCACCCGCATCGCCTTCGGCGGCGCCACCCGCTTCACCGTCGCGGCCCTCTTCACGGACCGGAAGGGCGAGAAGCAGGTCCTGCTCCGCCTGGACTACGGCCGGCTGCGCGTGCTGCTGGGCGGGCAGTCCGATGCCCGGTTCCGCGTGGACACCCCTTCGGGTAGCGCCACCTGCCTCGACAGGGGCGCCTTCACGGTGGAAGCCGAGCGGGACAAGGTGGTGCGGCTCAAGGTGCATAGCGGCCGCGTGACTTTCGCCAACGAGCGCGACGAGAACCGCATCGTCGCCGGTGAGCGCCTGACGGTGTACAGCCCCCAGGACAACCTGGACCGGGTGCGCGGCTTCAACACCTACGAGGGCGACGACTTCGACCGGTGGAGCGAGCGGGCCCTGGTGATCCGGCGCGGCGAGAGCTGGGACCGGGTGCCTGCCGAGATCCGCTACTACGCCGATGACCTGGACGGCCACGGCCGCTGGGTCGAGTCTTCCGAGTTCGGCTGGGTCTGGCAGCCCAACGGCGTGGCTGAGGACTGGCGTCCCTACTACGAGGGCCGCTGGGCGCCCTACTCCGGAGGCATGACCTGGGTGTCCGACGAGCCCTGGGCCTATGTGGCCTACCACCACGGCCGCTGGCACTGGAGCCTCGGTGTGGGCTGGTTCTGGATCCCGGGCGTCTACTACAGTCCCGCCTGGGTGGCCTGGAACTACACCCCCGGCTACTACGGCTGGGCGCCGCTCGGCTACTACAACACGCCCTGCCACTGGGGCTACGGTGCCTGGGGCGGCGGCTACGCCTGGAACGTGGTGTCCGTGAACTACATCAACGTGGTCAACGTCCGCGGACACATCTATTCGGACGTCAACGTCATCCGCAACTTCAACGGGGCCACCGGCAGCACCACCTGGACGGGCCAGGGCGGCCGCGACCTGCGGGCGCCATGGCAGCGGTCCCCCCTGGTCGTCTCCCAGGCCGAGTTCCGGAGCCCCGGCCAGATGCAGACGGCCTTCCAGCGCGACGTGAACCGCCAGCGCCTGGCGAACTATGAGCGCCAGGCCCAGGCCGCCACGGGCCGCACCATCATCCGCCGCGAGGCTCCGCCCGCCGCCACCGTCCGTCCTGGCACTCCCGCCGCCGCGGGCCGCCCCGGCGCCCCCGCAACCGGTGCCGGTGTCACGCGCGTGCCCTTCGAGGATCGCGGCCGGGCCCAGGGCGCCGAGCGCCCCGTCTCGCCCCGGGAACGCGGCTTCGAGGATCGCCAGCGGGACCGCGGGCGCGAGCTGCCCGCCCAGGACCGTCCGGCCACCCAGGCCACCCCGGCACCCAGGGACCGTGGCGCGGAACCCCGCGGACGGGTCGAGGACCGCCGGCCGGATCCCACCCCCCGGGAACGCACCGTGGAGCCCCGGCCTCGCGGGGAGGAACGTCGCCCGGACCCCGCCCCCCGGGAACGGACCTACGAGCCCCGGCCCTCCCAGGAACGCCGCTATGAGCCCGCCCCCCGGGAGCGTGCCGTGGAGCCCCGGCCGCGGGTCGAGCGGGAGGAACGCCGGCCGGACCCTACGCCTCGGCCCGTGGAGCGGGAGTCCCGCCCCGCGCCTCGGGTCGACCCGCCCCGCGAGGAGCGGCGCGAGGAACGGCGCGAAGCAGCCCCCGAGTCCCGTCCCGCCCCGGCGCCCACACGGCCGTCCGGCGGTGAGGGGCGAGGCGAAAGCCGTGGTGGCGGCCGCGAGATCCGGCGCTGA
- a CDS encoding acyl-CoA dehydrogenase family protein, with product MSTTAAEQVKGGSFLLTPIGAMPQFTPEEFGDDAKEFARAARDFIQGEVLPRDEEIDKLNLPLTIELMKKAGELGLLGLEIPEAYEGMDVDKRSAMLVLEEMSKQGSFAVSYSANTGIGTLPIVYFGTEAQKKTYLPKLASGEWLAAYALTEAGSGSDAMGAKATAVLDGDTWVLNGTKMWITNAGFADVFIIFAKVDGQQFSAFIVEKNDPGISTGAEEKKLGIKGSSTRTVILENCRIPKDRLLGELGKGHKIAFGILNIGRFKLGVGSQGGMKRILEYAIKYTSERQQFGKPINSFGLIQQKLADMATKIFVCEALNFRTTGYIDEALHATSWDSPTAGADKMAAIDEYTIECSISKVWASEALFSVADEAVQAYGGYGFSAEYPPEKALRDCRINRIFEGTNEINRLLIAGTLLKRAMKGDLPLMQFGQQVAKEISNPIKPEAFTGPLARLKHGVELSKRQCMLAAGLAVQVLGQKLIDNQEVMARMSNMLMEIYAMESAVVRAERMVESGHRWAQIARDITELYVNESWHKVHGDARMLCADVVEGEALRHALAGVKAFTEFHPTSSARLRGRIASELIQKGSYPVEVI from the coding sequence ATGAGCACCACCGCTGCAGAGCAGGTCAAGGGAGGCAGTTTCCTTTTGACCCCCATCGGGGCCATGCCCCAGTTCACTCCCGAGGAATTCGGCGACGACGCCAAGGAATTCGCCCGGGCCGCCCGGGACTTCATCCAGGGCGAGGTCCTGCCCCGGGACGAGGAGATCGACAAGCTGAACCTCCCGCTGACCATCGAGCTCATGAAGAAGGCCGGTGAGCTGGGCCTGCTGGGCCTGGAGATCCCTGAGGCCTACGAGGGCATGGATGTGGACAAGCGGTCCGCCATGCTCGTGCTCGAGGAGATGAGCAAGCAGGGCAGTTTCGCCGTCAGCTACAGCGCCAACACCGGCATCGGCACCCTGCCCATCGTCTACTTCGGCACCGAAGCCCAGAAAAAGACCTACCTGCCCAAGCTCGCCTCCGGCGAGTGGCTGGCGGCCTACGCCCTCACCGAGGCCGGCAGCGGCTCCGACGCCATGGGCGCCAAGGCCACGGCCGTGCTCGACGGGGACACCTGGGTGCTGAACGGCACCAAGATGTGGATCACCAACGCCGGTTTCGCCGATGTCTTCATCATCTTCGCCAAGGTGGACGGCCAGCAGTTCAGCGCCTTCATCGTGGAGAAGAACGATCCCGGCATCAGCACCGGCGCCGAGGAGAAGAAGCTCGGCATCAAGGGCAGTTCCACCCGCACCGTGATCCTCGAGAACTGCCGGATCCCCAAGGACCGCCTGCTGGGCGAGCTGGGCAAGGGCCACAAGATCGCCTTCGGCATCCTCAACATCGGCCGCTTCAAGCTGGGCGTGGGCAGCCAGGGCGGCATGAAGCGGATCCTGGAATACGCCATCAAGTACACCTCCGAGCGCCAGCAGTTCGGCAAGCCCATCAACTCCTTCGGCCTCATCCAGCAGAAGCTGGCGGACATGGCCACCAAGATCTTCGTCTGCGAGGCCCTGAACTTCCGCACCACCGGCTACATCGACGAGGCCCTCCACGCCACCAGCTGGGACAGCCCCACCGCCGGCGCCGACAAGATGGCCGCCATCGATGAGTACACCATCGAGTGCAGCATCTCCAAGGTGTGGGCCAGCGAGGCCCTGTTCTCGGTGGCGGACGAGGCCGTGCAGGCCTATGGCGGCTATGGATTCAGCGCCGAGTACCCGCCCGAGAAGGCCCTGCGCGACTGCCGCATCAACCGCATCTTCGAAGGCACCAACGAGATCAACCGCCTCCTCATCGCCGGTACCCTGCTGAAGCGCGCCATGAAGGGCGACCTGCCCCTCATGCAGTTCGGCCAGCAGGTGGCCAAGGAGATCTCCAACCCGATCAAGCCCGAGGCCTTCACCGGCCCCCTGGCGCGCCTGAAGCACGGCGTGGAGCTGAGCAAGCGCCAGTGCATGCTGGCGGCCGGGCTCGCCGTGCAGGTGCTGGGCCAGAAGCTCATCGACAACCAGGAGGTCATGGCCCGCATGAGCAACATGCTCATGGAGATCTACGCCATGGAAAGCGCCGTGGTGCGCGCCGAGCGCATGGTGGAGTCCGGCCACCGCTGGGCCCAGATCGCCCGCGACATCACCGAGCTCTACGTGAACGAGAGCTGGCACAAGGTCCATGGCGACGCCCGCATGCTCTGCGCAGACGTGGTGGAGGGCGAGGCCCTGCGCCACGCCCTGGCCGGCGTGAAGGCCTTCACCGAGTTCCACCCCACCAGCAGCGCCCGGCTGCGGGGACGCATCGCCTCGGAACTGATCCAGAAGGGAAGCTATCCGGTCGAGGTGATCTGA